The Vibrio coralliilyticus genome segment CAGTTCGATATGGTGTTTTACAACGCCTTGCCAATCAGCAAGGGTGGATAACTGCAGATCGCCCACTTTGCTAGCATGGCCAGGAAGTAGGACTGTTCTTACCAAATAGCCTTGTTCTGCGAGGTGGGTGGCGACATCAATGAAAGAGTAGGGAGAGTCACCCAAACCATGAACTAAGAGTACTCCCTGCCCGTTTGGCTGATTTGGAATATATTCATGCGGCAGGACTTGGTCCAACTCCTGTTGTTGGTCATCGGTCATGAACAAACGGTTGTCCGCTAACCAAGCTTTGGTCTCTTCTAGGTAGCTTTCAAAACTACTTTGTTGATAGTTTGGTAGTATGTCAGCTTTGTCATAGGCGGGGTCTTTAGAAGGAGTACTGCAGCCAACTAGACCTGCCGTCACAGCGGCTGCAAAATAAAAGACCAAAGCTGTTTTTTTACGCATCATGTATTCAAGTTTTTCTCTTTTACTTTGATTTTGACACGTCTTCATACTCTCCCTCCAACACAGAGCCTTTTGATGGTTGTTGATACGCAGTAGCGTTTTTCTTTATCGCTTTCTCAATTTTTTTGCCGGTAATCAGAGCCACGATTGTTAGGGGAATCGCGAGGATCAGGCCAAAAATAATGGTAAAGAATCCAATAAACAGCGCAAGTGCGCTCGAAATCATTCTATTCATAACTCATACCTCTCTTTTAATACGAATATTAAACGAAAGGAAATGAATCAAAGATGAATAAAACCTGTATCAACAAAAAAGCCGCTTTCGAATGAAAACGGCAAGTACGGGGGTGTATCTTTATAGTTGTGTTGTGGAGGTTTACCCCTGAGCGTTTTCAGGGGCGATATTTGGTTACTTTGACGGGTAAGTTTTGTAACGAACACCCATCATTTGTTCCATACAGTGGACGACTTGGCAGCTGTAGCCGAATTCGTTGTCATACCAAATATATAGAACACAGCGGTTATCTTGAGCGATGGTTGCGGCCCCATCGACTACACCAGCAAAACGTGAACCGACTAGGTCCGTAGAAACCACTTCTGTTGACTCTGTATAGTCAATTTGTGCCGATAGTTCAGACGCCAACGCCATTTCACGTAAGTAAGCGTTTAGCTCATCTTTGTCTGTCCCTTTTTCTAGGTTGAGGTTAGCAATCGCCATTGAGACATTTGGAGTAGGAACTCGGATTGCGTTACCTGTAAGCTTACCAGCAAGTTCAGGAAGCGCTTTTGCAACTGCTTTCGCTGCACCCGTTTCAGTGAGAACCATGTTGAGGGAAGCGCTACGACCACGGCGTTCACCAGAGTGGAAGTTATCGATCAGATTTTGGTCATTAGTAAACGAATGCACGGTCTCAATATGGCCAGAAACAACGCCATACTTGTCGTTCATTGCTTTCAGAATTGGCGTTATGGCATTAGTTGTACAACTTGCCGCAGAAATAATGGTGTCTTCTGCATCAATCACATTGTCATTGACACCAAATACAACGTTCTTGATATCGCCTTTGCCCGGAGCGGTTAGGAGGACTTTTTCGGCACCGCTACATTCTAAGTGCTGGCTCAGCCCTTCAGCATCACGCCATACACCGGTATTATCGACAACAAGCGCGTTGTTAATACCGTAGCTAGTGTAATCCACTTCTTCTGGTTTATTGGCGTAGATAAACTGAATGTAATTACCGTTTGCAATGATAGCCTTACGTTCTTCATCTACGATGATGCTTCCATTGAACTGGCCGTGTACTGAGTCACGACGAAGTAAGCTAGCACGTTTTTCTAGGTCACCTTTTTTACCACCACGTACTACAACAGCCCGAAGGCGCAGTGGGTAGCCTGGGCCACTTTTCTCGACTAATAAGCGAGTTAGCAAGCGGCCAATTCGGCCAAAACCGTAAAGTACGACATCACGAGGTTCAGTGACCGTTTCACCATTCATTGCGCCCATGAGAGAAGAATGCAGGAAGTCTTTCACACCGTGATCGTCATCGCGACCTTTCCAGA includes the following:
- a CDS encoding glyceraldehyde-3-phosphate dehydrogenase — encoded protein: MSPEKHLLDWQTSQTIAETISPLLGQLYREKGVEVLLFGKTLVNAATIDIIKTHRLARRYTGTPLSAEQTLPLIKALSEMELSPCRIDVGQLAHQFWKGRDDDHGVKDFLHSSLMGAMNGETVTEPRDVVLYGFGRIGRLLTRLLVEKSGPGYPLRLRAVVVRGGKKGDLEKRASLLRRDSVHGQFNGSIIVDEERKAIIANGNYIQFIYANKPEEVDYTSYGINNALVVDNTGVWRDAEGLSQHLECSGAEKVLLTAPGKGDIKNVVFGVNDNVIDAEDTIISAASCTTNAITPILKAMNDKYGVVSGHIETVHSFTNDQNLIDNFHSGERRGRSASLNMVLTETGAAKAVAKALPELAGKLTGNAIRVPTPNVSMAIANLNLEKGTDKDELNAYLREMALASELSAQIDYTESTEVVSTDLVGSRFAGVVDGAATIAQDNRCVLYIWYDNEFGYSCQVVHCMEQMMGVRYKTYPSK